A window of the Echeneis naucrates chromosome 3, fEcheNa1.1, whole genome shotgun sequence genome harbors these coding sequences:
- the ppfibp2a gene encoding liprin-beta-2 isoform X4, with protein sequence MNQELLHRTSLENQKLSLMGEVSYLKLKLADMEGKQGNGTERQHKAETVVNFISELQEQMCRFQKEINSKIQEKKALDLPGDCNSTVTPHTESTEGKSSSPGSSCDRTSGVIPKVEEAPDEPDDKTHSLEEGSSDAEQQYHSRGVRGLLKELRILKDKVEHLENQKLQYEKKLKATKTEISSLQQLLLSKNAEIESLHTQLLARPSLSTENSEKDQELQRLKTGMKLLVAANDEKDRRIEELTLLLNQCRQFREVTHMRQAPPAVHLLPNGRTPSSSSEEEEQSLTKNVDSVSTKSEDIKSEGSTNSSSSHQTSLLSVHKDSDSRTEPQPLSSSMNDLTNCPSQKCGVGDTKSQTLPMNSSLSEQNGTGSSSSEIQAQRSPDGSEDGDSSQRKLEKVDDSTSSNNSPVHSGANTQPGQRAVGSPEYMKNNRSFKRLWGKLRRTQSGGLQAADPDGGQFRRGGLRATAGPRLTRTPEAYDPSSDMNIPFSQWTKEQICGWLEDYGLGQYVSLSRQWVENGQMLLSATPQDFEKEMGMKNPLHRKKLQLALRAFTTKTVEKSAELDHIWVTRWLDDIGLPQYKDQFHEARVDGRMIQYLTVNDLLTLKVTSQLHHLSIKCAIHVLHANKFNPHCLRRRPGEEKQPTPSEVVQWSNHRVMEWLRAVDLAEYAPNLRGSGVHGGLIILEPRFSSETLALLLNIPPQKTLLRRHLATAFSSLVGPQATQEKREYGNATGHIPLTTTAKVKPKKLGFTQFSHLRKRKPDDSADYICPIDTGALTVNGISRLPSAALRGLSPSLVRQAEKQEQPGIKAETNGHKQ encoded by the exons ACTGTAGTGAATTTCATTAGTGAGCTACAGGAGCAGATGTGTAGGTTTCAGAAGGAGATAAATAGCAAGATCCAAGAGAAAAAAGCCCTGGATCTTCCGGGTGACTGCAACTCTACAGTGACACCCCACACTGAATCCACTGAGGGCAAGAGCTCAAGCCCCGGGTCATCCTGTGACCGAACCTCAGGGGTGATACCTAAAGTAGAGGAGGCTCCAGATGAACCCGATGACAAGACACACAGCCTGGAAGAGGGTAGCTCAGATGCAGAGCAGCAGTACCACTCCAGAGGAGTAAGA GGCTTACTTAAGGAGCTGAGGATTCTTAAGGACAAAGTGGAGCATCTTGAGAATCAGAAGTTACAGTATGAGAAGAAACTCAAAGcaacaaag ACAGAGATCAGCAGTCTTCAGCAGCTTTTGCTCAGTAAAAATGCAGAGATTGAGAGCTTACACACTCAGCTGCTGGCCAGGCCGTCATTGTCCACTGAGAACTCAGAAAAAG ATCAGGAACTGCAGAGGCTTAAGACTGGAATGAAATTGCTCGTTGCTGCCAATGATGAAAAG GATCGTCGTATCGAAGAGCTCACTCTACTCCTGAATCAGTGCAGGCAATTCAGAGAGGTCACTCACATGAGGCAAG CCCCACCTGCTGTTCATTTATTGCCGAATGGCAGGACTCCTTCAAGcagcagtgaggaagaggagcaaagTCTCACAAAAAATGTTGATTCTGTCAGTACAAAATCTGAGGATATAAAGTCTGAA GGGTCCACAAACAGCTCTTCATCCCACCAAACATCACTTTTATCAGTTCACAAGGACAGTGATTCCAG aacAGAGCCTCAGCCCCTATCAAGTAGCATGAATGACCTGACAAATTGTCCTTCGCAAAAG TGTGGTGTGGGTGACACCAAGAGTCAGACTCTGCCCATGAATTCCTCTCTGTCTGAACAAAATGGGactggaagcagcagcagtgaaatcCAGGCCCAAAGGTCTCCAGATGGGAGCGAAGATGGAGACTCCAGCCAAA GAAAGTTGGAGAAAGTTGATGACAGCACTTCTAGCAATAACTCTCCTGTTCATTCTGGGGCAAATACACAGCCCGGCCAACGAGCTGTGGGCTCACCGGAATACATGAAAAATAACAGGAGCTTCAAGAGACTCTGGGGAAA ACTTCGAAGGACCCAGTCTGGAGGGCTTCAGGCTGCAGATCCAGATGGCGGTCAGTTTAGAAGAGGAGGGTTGCGTGCTACAGCTGGACCCAGACTAACCAGGACACCTGAAGCGTACGACCCTTCGAG TGATATGAATATTCCATTCAGCCAGTGGACCAAGGAGCAGATATGTGGTTGGCTGGAGGACTATGGACTGGGCCAGTACGTCAGTCTTTCCAGACAGTGGGTTGAAAATGGACAAATGCTGCTGTCTGCTACACCTCAGGATTTTGAGAAG GAGATGGGTATGAAGAATCCACTGcacaggaagaagctgcagctcgCTCTGAGGGCATTCACCACTAAAACTGTAGAGAAATCAGCCGAGCTGGACCACATCTGGGTCACCC GGTGGTTGGATGACATTGGTTTGCCGCAGTATAAAGACCAGTTCCATGAGGCCCGAGTAGATGGTCGAATGATACAATATCTCACAGTG AACGACCTCTTGACTCTAAAGGTCACCAGCCAGCTTCACCATCTCAGTATTAAATGTGCCATTCATGTCCTTCATGCCAACAAATTCAACCCTCACTGTCTTCGACGAAGGCCAGGTGAAGAG AAACAGCCCACTCCTTCAGAGGTGGTGCAGTGGTCTAACCATCGTGTAATGGAATGGCTAAGAGCAGTAGATCTGGCAGAGTATGCTCCTAATCTGCGGGGGAGTGGTGTTCATGGTGGGCTGATT ATTCTGGAACCACGCTTCAGTTCAGAAACTTTGGCCTTGCTGTTAAATATTCCTCCCCAGAAGACGCTGCTCCGGCGCCACCTTGCCACAGCCTTCTCCTCCCTTGTGGGGCCTCAGGCCACTCAGGAGAAGCGTGAATATGGCAATGCCACAGGGCATATTCCCCTTACCACCACTGCTAAAGTGAAG cCAAAGAAGCTAGGTTTCACTCAATTCAGTCATCTAAGAAAGAGAAAACCTGATGACTCTGCGGACTATATCTGTCCAATAGACACTGGAGCGCTAACAGTGAATGGAATTTCCCGACTGCCCTCTGCAGCGCTCAGGGGCCTCAGTCCCAGCTTGGTCCGACAGGCCGAGAAGCAGGAGCAGCCTGGCATAAAAGCTGAAACTAATGGTCACAAACAATAA